CACCCCAGATGCTGATCTTCGGAGCGATCGACTTCTCGGCGGCGCTTGCTCCACTCGCCGCCGGGATCGGCTACCAGGTGACGATCTGCGATGCGCGCGCCGCCTTCGCGAGCAGCCCGCGGTTCTCCCGACACGCCGACGTGGTGATCGACTGGCCGGACCGTCACCTCGCTCAGCGAACGCTTGGCCCGCGCGACGTGATCCTCGTGTTCACGCACGATCCCAAGTTCGACGAGCCGGCCCTCACGGCAGCGCTCGAGAGCGAAGCCGGGTACATCGGCGCGCTCGGCAGCCGGCGTACCCACACGGATCGTGTCGCTCGGCTGCGGGCTGCCGGCACGGACGAGCCCGCCCTCGGGCGCATCAATTCTCCCTGCGGGCTCGACGTCGGCGCTCGGACGCCGTCAGAGACGGCGATCGCGATCCTGGCCGAGATCCTCGCGCTCCGCGCCGGTCGCGACGGCGGGCGCCTCAAGCACGGCACCGCGCCGATCCATCCGCGCACCGCGGACGTCGCGTGAGCACCACACGCGCCACGACGGGTTCCGCCGCGGCGCCGACCAGAGGTGCGTACCGCCGCGCCGAGTCGGCGTTCCGGCAGTGGGTTCGCCGGGACGGCTCCACGCCGTTCACGCCGGATGCGGGCCG
This genomic stretch from Acidobacteriota bacterium harbors:
- a CDS encoding XdhC family protein, giving the protein PPHALRYGISDQEAADVGLMCGGTVEVFLHELTEEHRDVLTAVRDARDDGRPVVLATLLDGDHAGSSMAVLEDSTVGTLDGPQLLDAAVTRDARGFLAEGRSAIRRYSARGEVMGSDLRVHIQAFATPPQMLIFGAIDFSAALAPLAAGIGYQVTICDARAAFASSPRFSRHADVVIDWPDRHLAQRTLGPRDVILVFTHDPKFDEPALTAALESEAGYIGALGSRRTHTDRVARLRAAGTDEPALGRINSPCGLDVGARTPSETAIAILAEILALRAGRDGGRLKHGTAPIHPRTADVA